Proteins encoded together in one Diceros bicornis minor isolate mBicDic1 chromosome 18, mDicBic1.mat.cur, whole genome shotgun sequence window:
- the LOC131416648 gene encoding LOW QUALITY PROTEIN: olfactory receptor 1A1-like (The sequence of the model RefSeq protein was modified relative to this genomic sequence to represent the inferred CDS: substituted 1 base at 1 genomic stop codon), which translates to MRGENQSSTLDFILLGVTGRQEQEDFFFILFLFIYPITLIGNLLIILAIHSDIRLHKPMYFLLANLSFVDIFLSSVTTPKMLANHLLVTKAIFFGGCLTQMYFMIALGNTDSYILAAMAYDRAVAISRPLHYTAIMSPRSCVLLVVWYXVVGNANALPHTLLTAKLSFCGNQEIANFYCDITPLLKLSCSDIHFNVKMMYLGVAVFSMPLLCIIISYVQVFSTVLQVPSSKGVRKAFSTCGSHLTVVSLYYGTVMGMYFRPLTSYSLKDAVVTVMYIAVTPMLNPFIYSLRNQDMKAALGKLFSKRISS; encoded by the coding sequence ATGAGGGGAGAAAACCAATCCTCCACCCTGGATTTCATCCTCCTGGGAGTTACCGGTCGGCAGGAACAGGAAGATTTCTTCTTCATCCTCTTCCTATTCATTTACCCCATCACATTGATTGGAAACCTGCTCATCATCTTGGCCATTCACTCTGACATTCGCCTTCACAAACCCATGTATTTTTTACTTGCCAACCTCTCTTTTGTTGACATCTTCCTCTCCTCTGTAACAACCCCTAAGATGCTGGCCAACCATCTGTTGGTCACCAAAGCCATCTTCTTTGGGGGATGCCTAACACAGATGTATTTCATGATTGCCTTGGGTAACACAGATAGCTATATCTTGGCAGCAATGGCATATGATCGTGCTGTGGCCATCAGCCGCCCGCTTCATTACACAGCAATTATGAGCCCACGGTCTTGTGTCCTGCTAGTTGTCTGGTATTGAGTTGTTGGAAATGCCAATGCCCTCCCACACACTCTGCTCACAGCTAAGCTGTCCTTCTGTGGAAACCAGGAAATAGCCAACTTCTACTGTGACATTACTCCTTTACTCAAGCTGTCCTGTTCTGACATCCACTTCAATGTGAAGATGATGTACCTAGGAGTTGCTGTTTTCTCCATGCCATTACTATGCATCATCATCTCCTATGTTCAGGTCTTTTCCACAGTCTTACAGGTTCCATCCAGCAAAGGTGTGCgcaaagccttctccacctgtggaTCCCACCTCACAGTTGTTTCTTTGTATTATGGGACAGTCATGGGCATGTATTTCCGCCCTCTGACTAGTTACAGCCTAAAGGATGCTGTGGTAACTGTGATGTACATCGCAGTGACCCCAATGTTAAATCCCTTCATCTATAGTCTGAGAAACCAAGACATGAAAGCTGCCCTGGGGAAACTCTTCAGCAAGAGAATCTCCTCATAA